One Gossypium hirsutum isolate 1008001.06 chromosome A08, Gossypium_hirsutum_v2.1, whole genome shotgun sequence genomic window, atctctaatcaacaccttcctaacaagatgccttcgatgcatgatgaaaaatagaaatacagacaaacGACCTTAGTTAGCGCAACACATGTAAACAGAGAAaaactgtggaaaatctaacaaattaagctacttggtccagtggactcgattcccttgcttagaaagcacaaatgtaaaagaaatagaaggtaagatgtgcttttcccgtgtacttatttcggtgactactaaacgagcggaggttcggcatggctctagttggatggctcgcatggttcactatatgcagtTTTGGTtttagataggtactcgaatcgtctgcactgtcatctactaagattagtacagagcctcggtcatggcccatcataggcttacgagatcaattcgagggattacatttacttatgcctatgcggagggacaagttaactcacgaaagcataagtcatatgtaacccgaaagtattcactagtctgtgcggaggaacgagttaactcacgaaggcgtagcgtttactttcacttaacagggacggagcccgggtatagagctcatgttatgcaacaaaaatgcacgtgcacggtgtgtggggagaaacttgcaaaccttttcctttttattatggATAAAAAATGTAAGCTTCTCACCAGCGTCTGCTAAACAGCTAGGCTGCTGTTACAATTCGATGACAATGGTTTCGTTACATCATTTTCTTTCAACTGCATCTATAATTTTCTTTCTCTATTAATAATTTCCACTCTTGTTTTTTAGTTATGAATTATGGAATTGCTTtaaacttttttcctttttttcaatttgatggCGATGACTTGAGAATTATTTAGCATATGACccagataaatttttttttttaaacatgccTTACCACGAAAAAACCTACAAGAAGAaaaggtaaattataaaaataatgactgtgatttttgttttggttatttaagtttaattttttttagtcactaacgttattaaaatttaatattttgatcacTCTGTTAAATCACTAgtaatgatatttttattggcaTAATAATATATTAAGCCTCTAATGTTTACggattctatcaatttaattctaaattaaaaaaaaacaacaacaataaatttaactcttaacattacacattctgtcaatttatagtcttaattcttatttaaaattttatttctcaataaaaatacaaaaaaaattataaaaatatttataaataaatgatttttttcattttttaatataaaatttatttattaaaatagtttttttatgaataaaataataatcttaTAAATAAACCAATTTAAGGGGAAAATTCATGAAGAAAACTTACATAGAtacaactttttcctttttttttaatattaatgatCAACATGCTCAGTCAAAACCTACAACCCAAGGTCGAgtcgaaaatagtgagaattgaTGTGTTAAGATGTTGCATAGCATTGGATGGTGAGTAGAAGAAATGAATGGGTGGAATTTTCTTAACAAATTGGGGTAGTTACTTAAATCATTCTCCTACCCAACTGTAGTGTTCTTTTGATCTTGGACTTTTATAAGTACTTAATTCAGTTCTAGACTACTTTTCTGAGTTTCatttagttataatttatattaaattttgtaattttggaaGAAACGCTTTAATTCATCTCTTTCTATGAATTTACAATATAAGTTTttaaatggttgaaatttttgttattgtatgattataatacttttcaaaaatcgaaaagtttttattaatgTAAGAATAATATCACCATTTTTGATTAGTAAGATACCAAAGTGGATGATTGACTCATTCCATACTAGAAATAATCGTAATAAATCTTTTGATAACATGGATTCTTATTTTTCGATGATATCACATGATCAAAACAATTGGTTGAATCTCGTGAAACCATTTCATAGAAGTtcattgatattttttttaataaagcaaATCGGCTTCGATTCTTTAATAATCCACATCATTTTTGTTTCTATTGTAACAAAATATTCCCTTGTTATATGGAAAAGGCATGTATcaataattatgattttatgaaTAGACAATTCTCCAATATCTTGTTCATTCGTagcaaaatatttttttgtgtaattttatgcaatgataaaaaaatatgtttttttaaagagAGATACAATTTCACCTTCACCAATCAAGTGAGTTGCAAGTATCTAACATATTCATATctaatgatattatttataaaaataaaataataaaaaatgtgagATTCTTTCATAAGTCTAAAAATCCAAATTCAATTTAGtgtaaacttttttaaaaagacacaaaatagtcaaaattttcataatatatatgctaaaaaataattttattgtcaatgagaaaatgttaaaaaaatattattataagatattatctttttaaaatattatatattactatatatCTTTtagacatatataaatatatcctAACAGATAATATCTTATAATAATATTGTAATAGAAAATCTCGAAGATACCATAGCAAAGTCGATTCGATTTTCCCTCTCCTACAAACAAAACCTGCATGCAAACCAAAAAATTATCAATCAACCaaaaatattttgagaaattcaCAACCCAAAATTCTTGCGTCCAAAGATACTTTTGGACCtaacttttatgatttaaaacttttgaaaaaataaaaaacaaccacaaacatttttctttttgaaattaaatacaacatttaaagaaataaaaatgaaagagcTGTCGATGAAATTGACTCATTGGATCTCTcggagaaggaagaaaaaaaaaaaacaaaaggcatGAGTAACATTAATAATAAAGCTGCCTCAAGATTTTCATACTCCTTAAAGGATCTGCAGCTTGAAGTAGGATAAAGCTTATAATTTCACACAATAATTTATCTCAACCCTTTTCCAATATTTGAGATTTAGTTACTTATATTCTTGGTTTTCTTTTTTATAgtattacatattaaattattttattcataatttactATTCTCAAACATCCATTATATATATCTACATATATTATCATAGTTTTGACACtttggtttaattaaaattaattaagaattattAAAGATTTCCTTTTGTATCAAGGGAAGGTCCTTTCGAGCTAGACAAGGCAATTGAGCACCATTTTTCATTTATCTGCAATTTCTTTTTTACATTACAATTTTGCTATCATATATGCAATGCTTAGCTCATCGAGAGGGACTAGGCAAACAACTAATCATAGAGATGCTAAAGCTATCCCTTCTTTCAAGGTTCAAGCTCAAGGCTTCGTGAGTGTACAATTGTTTCACATTTGATTTTTGGTTGTCAATCAATTTAGCTAAACTTCTCTTCGCATTTGATCTAAAGGGGCATTCCATTGATAGGAATCCATCCACCAGGTGTAGGTAAGCTTCCAAATCATGACAACATGCCACGTCAACATTTGGTTTTAGATAAGGCGACATTTTAGTGTCAACCTTTAGTTCTGTACCGACATGGGAGTATGCCCATGGATTGTAGTTTTCAAGCATGTTGAACACTCTAGCAAAACTTTCATTTCTTTGTTCTTCTTTGGGTTTATCTGGATCTTGTTTGAATCCTTCGTCAATGAATACACCTGGAACTTTTGTGATTAAATCTTGATTGTTTACTATTCGTAACACCTTAATGTTTTTCTCATTAAGTCGATCTGCAAAACCTTTATTACCTACTCGAGGTCCTCCAAAGGAAAACACAGCGATCGGGGGCACTTGAGGCGCACATGAACTTATTTCATCGGCAACTAAAAGAGACAGTGCCGCACCAAGGCTATGCCCAGTGATTGTAATGCTAAGGTTTTCTCCTTTGTACATTTCAGTTAACCTTTGCACTTCATCAACCACTGATTCAGCCAAGCTAGGGACGTGAGCTCCGGGTGTTTTGTGCAAGCTCAAGAATCCACGTCCAACCTTTTGGGTCGGGTTATCGGATTCAGAGATCTCTACCAGTTGAGCCCTAAAATTCTCGGTCCATTCCAAGCACGTAGCGGTTCCTCGTAAGGCAATGACAATATCCCTCCTTCCCATGCGTTGAATCTCCCTCTTATCATCACAAACCGCTACGAACCCCATCCAACTAGACCGTTGAGTCATCCACCCAAGGTTGGGAGCCACGTCGTCCACCCATTGCGGCAAACCGACCGATGAGGTTGCATAAAGGCTCTTGGTCACCTTGTAAGACCGTTCAGGCAACGACACATGTCTCGGTAAGGGAGCCTCGTCGGCTGACATGGCGGGATTAGAATGGAAACAATGGTAAGCAGCCTGAACAAATTCCCCATATCGAACCACTTCTCGCCTTAGATTCTCATCGAGCGGGTCGAGCAAACCAGACCAATCATAGCAACCGTGATACTCTCTCCAACGAGAGCCGAGATTGTTCCTTGGAGAATATTCCATGGTTTTGGATAAAAGCCGCTGAAGCCTAATTAAATTACGCGGAGACATGTCGTCAGCGGCACTCATTTCAGGCCAAATCCTCGAAAGATTAAGCCCTTCCAGTAAAACCTTACCTTTAGTCTCCGCCGACCCTTTACTGCATCCTTTCACAACTCCTTCTGGGTCGGTTTGGTTTGTTTTCTGGAGGAGTTTCTCAAGGTTGGATAGGTGCTGCCGAGTCGACGATGGTGCTGCTGATGAAGAAACAACTGGGTTTAGAGTTGAGTTGTTGCACATGAAGCTTGCACGTCTGGGTTGAAAGACGTGCAAGTTTGGAGCGGGAAGAGTCGAGTTTATTCCGATGTGCATTGAGATTAAACTGTGAATAAATAAACGGAAACGATATCCGGAAAAATGAAAGATTGGCTAAAACTGTGGAACAGCAAAAAGTGTTAGTCTAAGGCCTAAGTGGGATGATTGCAGATGCATGAGTATATATAGACCAAAAATTCCAAGGAATACCCATACTTGATTCCATAATTACAGAATAACAAATATTACTGTTTCCCCATCGTAGGGTATTTTCTTAGAAAAGTCGATCAATTTGACAGGAATTTGACGGAAAGAGCCTTTGGGTTTTGCCTCTTGTAATGGcggtgagtttttttttttttttttttttaattttcagttcTGACCCTTTTGTTAGTTGACAATGTTTTtactttagttattttatttagaCTTTTGTGGCAAATCATAGTACTTTCGTGTACGAGTTATAAATAAAGTCAAGGGAACTACGATTCCTTTTTCTTACCAacaattattttatagattttaatctAAACTAAGGaaattttggatatttttattatttgttttagtttttgtttCCAATGTCATATATGAGGTCACCTCACCTCacctccttttttctttttttccaacttttatttctttttcctaaAGTAACATAATattcaaatttacaatttttttttaaagacttTGGTAAATTCTTCCACCAACAATACCATTACATCTCATTATTCCTTGGACCTTTGCTTTTATCAACAAAATAAAGTTGGTCATCCAATGcaaatatcattttataacatatgtCAATGccattacttaaaaatatatttctagTTTCGATTGAATTTGTGTCTCCAAATTTACTCCAATATAAATTATtacttcaaattcattttatactttttgattaataagaaaataaattcacccatattatttttttaaaattatgtaacaattaattttatgttattttaaattaatatttaaaataattttctttattaaaattttaaacataaataaataacatcacatcatatatatatatatataattaaaacaaaataacatattacataattaaaaaaataggttaATTGAGTTGGACACTGAATGTTAGAATTCAAGTTGAGATCATATTTTAactatgtttattttattgttgAACCAATTTTTTGagcataatattttttattaaactattttaaatttaaataagattataagtttaaaaaaataatgcaaaattggaattttttttccttttacacaTGTTTGGGAAAAACTAGACAACTCAAAAAAGATAGATTAATGCTAGAAATATTCTGgtcttttgtttttggttttgaaATTGTCTATAGATAAtttcaaaactcacaaagcaatatcttcatttccttttattttcctttttcaaaacaTTAACAGAAAGTTAGGGTAtatatttgataataataataaaaagggattAAGGAGTTTAGGCTAAAGCAAAGCAAACTTTGAATTTggaattttgagttttgagttttctCATTGAAACCTTGAAAACAGAGAAATTCCAGTCAAACAGCACTCTCTCATGTTTATGTGTAGCTTTTGATTTTTGCAATTTCAGATATGACTAAATTTCGAAAATAATCGTTAACTTTAAGGTTTGAAATCCAAATGTATTAGTTGTCACTTTTTAAGGATTTAATgtatgaaatagaaaatttttatgtgGACCTAAATGGGATTTTGTTGAAATTTCAATGTCAAATGTTGTGAAATATGTTTCAAATTATGAAGGTTCCCTCTTGTTTCCAAAACACCGAAAAGTagtaaaaattttatttcatgttactATAGGAAAAACGTGATGTCCTTGTTGATTGTGGGAGTTTCTGTTGTAGGCCATTCGATACCTCACCTCCACTACTCACTTTACTCTCTAAAACTTAGTGATTTAATTTCTAtttgtattttctattattttaaaattccaatcattatcaaataatatataCTACTCACTTTACTCTCTAAAACTTAGTGATTTAATTTCTAtttgtattttctattattttaaaattccaatcattatcaaataatatatattaaacaattCTATTATTTCTAAAATCTGAAGCGATAAATATATCGTTATATGTGTAATATCATATcagcttattatttttatatattacttactaaaaattcaattaatggtTGCTATTTGCAtctaaactaaaatttcaaattccgAAAAAGTATAAAGACTTAGAATGATACAACCAAAGAATATGGATTAAAAATATAACTGTACACATAATACAtgactaataattgaatttaaccaagtggactaaaattgaccaatttctaaaagtatagaaattaaaaatgatcaaacaaaaatacaaaaactaaaccCATAACTTGGGTAAACTATAAGGactaatatcaaaatttaacatATATCGTTGTTGATAAACACAATTAGGGCAATATACTACATGTCCAAATTTCTCTAAAATGCTGGAAGAAAAACACTGATATTACTCATATACATCCTTGAGAATTTTCTTTTTGCGGGTTCAATACGAATATCGTGATCGAAAAACATTAGTGGCGATGGTGGGAGGGGACCAAAAAAAATACACACATATGATTATGATGCTCGCATACACTTTACACGAATGTTTATGTGATTTATAAATGTTTTAAACCTGTCGTTGGCCTTGGCCATGTTAATCCACCGACGAGGCGTGTTTGTTAGTTTGTTTGTTTATATAATTTGTCATCATTTTCTTCGTACGGTTGATATAAAAGCATTACtgaataaagtaaaagaaaagttggtgtttttttttttagttttcattcACATGTACTTGATTTCTCCATTGTTGAGACTGGAAAAAGCTTCACTCAAGAACACGGTTGAAAATAATTTCGGATTATTATTAAAACAAACCAAAAAAGAAGTACCTATTTTTTGCACACTTCCACTATATATCCATTTGTTTTTCAAACGTGTTTGTCTTTCTCTTTTTTGAGATTCACAAAACCTAACATCTAAATTTACATCTCTCATCTATACTCATTAGTAATATATTacgttcaatatatatatatagtgtttgTAATATAGTATTAAATTTATCATCATAActccaaattatattttttgtttttgataaaaattatgaTTTGTACTAATTATACAGGTTGATTTGCCCCATTTGGCTCTTGAATGATGTATATTCGCGGGTGCATTATTTATTACAATAGATAGATATAAAAATTAGATAGACGagtaaatttttttgtaaaaaatgagacatatttaaaaaataagtgaaaattttctttctctttgctAAAAATAAGTCATGAGACCAATTAAGCCAGTGTATTGCTAATTTATATACTAAAACATGAGTAAAAAAGAATACTCCTACTAAATGTAGCATAAAACTTACCAATATCAAAATGTACCGATAATAGTTAAAAACCCTACATTCACCCATGAAGTACTCACTCTCTAAATTTATATATACTCGCGTCAAATTTTTATGGAGAGATGATAGAGTTTGAAGCcattaaacccttttattcttcTTATTGTTGGTTTGAAGTAGCTGTAATTGACTTTAGAGAGAGTCGGAGTGAAATACAGAGATGCAATTAAGACATTGATTCACAGCTCACATGTCTCCCAACTCGGGCAGAACCATGTGTTTAAATTTGCACAGTGCTATACTGCAACTGCATAAGTCTTTGGCACATTTCACACTccatttaatatgtttaattaattgAAGCATGCATTTGGTGAAAATTGAAAGTTCTTTGGTCGTCATTCCTTTCCTCACCTATGTTAGTTGGATTCGAGTAAATgacaataaataaatttatatttatgttaaaaaCGACTGTCtgacataaataaattttaaaaacatgtaaTCTTCGAATTAAGTTTCTATTTTGTTTAATATAGTTAAACTGTTACTTACTTTATAAATTTGATTCTGTTTAACGTGGAGGATGAGGTAAGAAATTAAGAGGTCGCAAATGGGTTAGCTCCAAAATCATACTTTAATCAACACATACAAGCGAAAACGGTGACTTAATGAAAAGAGTATTACCATTTTCAAAAGAGAGATCACCGACCCTAAAATAACTTCTACATGAAATATGAAGCAAGGTGGATTAAATATTGTTTCCTTTGAGAAGAAAATTATATGAACCTTTATCATTAAAGCAAATTGCTATTAAATATTGTTGATAGTCTCATTGGTTGTGAAAGTTGAGTTTCAATGCTTTAAGATGTTGTTCAGTACTTGAATCAATAAAGGGAGATGGAAGAAAATGTTGGTGGAAGTACAGagcttaaaaaagaagaagaaaagattgtGTTAAGGCATGCATACTTTTGAAATAtttatgtcgaaaccatttttaaaagtttgaaaaaaacggggatcgactttaaaaacgaattaaggagtcaccaccaatctttttagtttaggtgtgatcggatcacttaataaatcattttattaaaatatgggTTTTGGCCTacgaaaaaaaatcaagaaatgagttcgggagtcggttacgtacgaggaaggattaccactctcgtaatgcccaaaattggtacataATTGACTAATTTAtgtcctaatgttgaaaatttaaaaaaacattgaaatacgatccctttaAAAGTACGTGCACAATTCGAGTTTGTTAAGATTCACTCGTTCCAAAGGAATTAAATATCACAttcagcacgttaggacacgatattttAAACTTCCAAAAAAAACTGAGATCACCTCATGATTTTCAAAACACACAAAACAACTCAAGTTGGATTTTAAGATTCACTCGTTCCAAAGGAATAAAATACCACATCCAGcaagttaggacacgatattttAAGCCTCCAAAAACTGAGATCACCTCATAATTTCCAAAACACGGGAAACAACTCAAGTTGAATTTTAAGATTCACTCGTTCAAAAGGAATAAAAtaccacatccagcacgttaggacacgatattttAAGCCTCCAAAAACTGAGATCACCTCATGATTTCCAAAACACGaaacgaaaatttttaaaagg contains:
- the LOC107939708 gene encoding phospholipase A1-Ibeta2, chloroplastic, which gives rise to MHIGINSTLPAPNLHVFQPRRASFMCNNSTLNPVVSSSAAPSSTRQHLSNLEKLLQKTNQTDPEGVVKGCSKGSAETKGKVLLEGLNLSRIWPEMSAADDMSPRNLIRLQRLLSKTMEYSPRNNLGSRWREYHGCYDWSGLLDPLDENLRREVVRYGEFVQAAYHCFHSNPAMSADEAPLPRHVSLPERSYKVTKSLYATSSVGLPQWVDDVAPNLGWMTQRSSWMGFVAVCDDKREIQRMGRRDIVIALRGTATCLEWTENFRAQLVEISESDNPTQKVGRGFLSLHKTPGAHVPSLAESVVDEVQRLTEMYKGENLSITITGHSLGAALSLLVADEISSCAPQVPPIAVFSFGGPRVGNKGFADRLNEKNIKVLRIVNNQDLITKVPGVFIDEGFKQDPDKPKEEQRNESFARVFNMLENYNPWAYSHVGTELKVDTKMSPYLKPNVDVACCHDLEAYLHLVDGFLSMECPFRSNAKRSLAKLIDNQKSNVKQLYTHEALSLNLERRDSFSISMISCLPSPSR